Within Streptomyces sp. NBC_00704, the genomic segment GTGTGGGAGTACCTGGCCATGCGCCAGTTCAACAACTTCCGTCCCTGTCCCACGATCACGGACACCGTCGGCGGCTACGAACTGCCCGCGGATCTGCACGCCCGGCCGGGCATGCAGCGGGTCATCGCCCTCGCCGGCAACGCGACCACCGTCGTCAACGACCTCTACTCGTACACCAAGGAGCTCGACAGCCCGGGCCACCACCTCAACCTGCCCGTGGTGCTCGCGGAACGCGAGCGGCTCCCGGAGCGCGACGCCTATCTGCGGGCCGTCGAGATCCACAACGAGCTACAGCACGCGTTCGAGGCCGCCGCGGCCGACCTCGCGGCGGCCTGCCCCCTGCCCCCGGTGCTGCGCTTCCTCAGGGGCGTGGCCGCGTGGGTCGACGGCAACCACGACTGGCACCGCACCAACACCTACCGCTACAGCCTGCCCGACTTCTGGTAAGGAACGGACCTCTCTGTGACCACTGAAACGACCTCCACCCCCACCGCGCGCATCCCGGCCCCGGCGACCGCGTACCAGGAGGCCATCGCCCGCTACTGGAACAACGAGGCACGGCCGGTCAACCTGCGCCTCGGTGACGTGGACGGGCTCTACCACCACCACTACGGCATCGGGGCCGTGGACCACGCCGCGCTCGGCGACCCGGCGCACAGCGAGTACGAGAAGAAGCTCGTCGCCGAGCTGCACCGGCTGGAGTCGGCCCAGGCGGAGTTCCTCATGGACCACCTCGGGCCCGTCGGTCCGGGCGACACGCTCGTCGACGCCGGGTGCGGGCGCGGCGGGTCCATGGTGATGGCCCACCGCCGCTTCGGCTGCCGGGTCGAGGGGGTCACCCTGTCGGCGACCCAGGCCGACTTCGGCAACCGGCGCGCGGGCGAGCTGCGCATCGACGACCACGTCCGCTCGCGTGTGTGCAACATGCTCGACACGCCCTTCGACAAGGGCAGCGTCACGGCGTCGTGGAACAACGAGTCGACCATGTACGTCGATCTGCACGACCTGTTCGCCGAGCACTCCCGCTTCCTGAAGGTGGGCGGGCGGTACGTCACGATCACCGGCTGCTGGAACCCCCGCTACGGGCAGCCGTCGAAGTGGGTCTCCCGGATCAACGCCCACTTCGAGTGCAACATCCACTCCCGGCGTGAGTATCTGCGGGCCATGGCCGACAACCGGCTGGTGCCGCACACGATCGTCGACCTCACCGCGGACACCCTGCCCTACTGGGAGCTGCGGGCCACGTCCTCGCTGGTCACCGGCATCGAGGAGGCGTTCATCGAGTCGTACCGGGACGGCTCGTTCCAGTACGTCCTGATCGCGGCCGACCGCGTGTGAGCCCGGCCCCGCGCGGGCCGCGGCTCAGCCGCCGTCCCTGAGGTCGTCCGGCCAGTCGGGCCGGAACTCCAGGTGGTCGAAGGTCACGACGCACCCGTCGCCGGTGGGCGACTGCGTCATGAAGCCGACCAGGGCCGCGCCGGTCTCCTTCTCCCCGCCCAGCGTGAACAGCCGGACGAAGGTCCACCGCCTGCCGTCCCGGGAGGCGTGGAAGGCGAAGGCGCGGCCGGTCCGGCTCACCCGGAGCCAGACGGAACTGCCCTGCACGGTGAAGGAGTTGGCGTCGTCGGAGTGCCCCCGGGTGACCACCGTGCAGACGGTGGCCACATCCGGGGAGTACTCCAGGCACAGCTTGGCCCAGGCCCGTTCGCCGACCTGGACGTACAACGCGCCCGCGTCGAAGGCCCGGTCGAACCCCACGGTGACCCGGGCGATCAGCTGGAAGTCGCCCTCCGGCGCGCCCAGCAGCCGGGGAGCGTCGGCGGCGGGCTCCACCCCGTCGCCGGTGGGCGGCACGAACCGGTCCTGCCGGGCCCCGGCCCACCCGGTGAGCACCCCGTCCTCGTGGGACCAGTGCCCGTCGGGTCCGTAGGTGCGCAGCGGGAAGGGCAGTTCGGGAAGCGAGACGTCCATGACCCGATTATCGGGGCGCGGCCGCCGGCGCGGGGAGAGCAGGCGGGCGTCACCGCTCCAGACGGCCGTTGAACCTCCGGGGAAGTCCCAGCTCGTTCTCGTCGCGCAGCTCCACGGGCAGCAGCGCGGCGGGGGTGTTCTGGTAGGCGACGGGGCGCAGCCAGCGCTCGATCGCCGTGCCGCCCACCGAGGTGGAGGTCGACGTCGTGGCCGGGTAGGGCCCGCCGTGGTGCTGAGCCGGTGCGACGGCGACGCCCGTGGGCCAGCCGTTCACGAGGACGCGCCCGGCGAGCGGCGTCAGCTCGGCGAGGATCTCCCCGCCGCGTCCCTCGCCCGCGGCCTCGTCCTCGGAGAGCTGGACGGTCGCCGTGAGGTTGCCCGGCAGCCGCGACAGTACGGCCCTGACCTCGCTCTCGTCCTCGTAGCGGGCCACGACGGTGACCGGTCCGAAGCACTCCTCCAGGAGGAGGTCGTGCTCGCCCTCGGCGGCGAGCCGGGCGGCGGGCACGGTCAGGAAGCCCGCGCTGACGGTGTGCTCCCCGCCCGCGCCGGGCGTCACCGGCGAGTCCACGTCCGCCAGTTCCGCGCGCTCGGCGACCCCGGCGATGAAGTTGTCCCGCATCCGGTGGTCGAGCAGCACGCCCGCGTCGGTGTCGCTCACCGCGTCCGTCAGCGACTTGACCAGTCCGTCGCCGGCCGCGCCGGAGGGCACCAGCACCAGGCCGGGCTTGACGCAGAACTGGCCGACGCCCATCGTCATCGACCCGGCGAGGCCGGCGCCGATGGCCCCGGCGCGCTCGGCGGCGGCCGCCTCGGTCACCACGACGGGGTTCAGCGAGCCCAGCTCACCGTGGAAGGGGATCGGCACGGGCCGGGCCGCCGCCGCGTCGAACAGGGCGCGTCCGCCGCGGATCGAGCCGGTGAACCCGGCCGCGGCGACCAGCGGGTGCCGGATCAGCTCGACGCCGGCCTCGAAGCCGTGGACCAGGCCCAGCACGTCCGCGGGGATGCCGTGCTCGGCGGCGGCGTTGCGCACCACCTTGGCGACCAGCTCGGACAGGCCCGGGTGGTCGGGGTGGGACTTGACGACCACCGGGTTGCCGGCCGCGAGCGCGCTCGCGGTGTCGCCGCCCGCGACGGAGAAGGCGAAGGGGAAGTTCGACGCGGAGTAGACGGCGACCACGCCGAGCGGCACCTTGTAGCGGCGCAGGTCGGGGATGGGCGGGGTGGCGGTGTCGTCGGGGTGGTCGACG encodes:
- a CDS encoding geranyl diphosphate 2-C-methyltransferase, coding for MTTETTSTPTARIPAPATAYQEAIARYWNNEARPVNLRLGDVDGLYHHHYGIGAVDHAALGDPAHSEYEKKLVAELHRLESAQAEFLMDHLGPVGPGDTLVDAGCGRGGSMVMAHRRFGCRVEGVTLSATQADFGNRRAGELRIDDHVRSRVCNMLDTPFDKGSVTASWNNESTMYVDLHDLFAEHSRFLKVGGRYVTITGCWNPRYGQPSKWVSRINAHFECNIHSRREYLRAMADNRLVPHTIVDLTADTLPYWELRATSSLVTGIEEAFIESYRDGSFQYVLIAADRV
- a CDS encoding DUF1349 domain-containing protein; amino-acid sequence: MDVSLPELPFPLRTYGPDGHWSHEDGVLTGWAGARQDRFVPPTGDGVEPAADAPRLLGAPEGDFQLIARVTVGFDRAFDAGALYVQVGERAWAKLCLEYSPDVATVCTVVTRGHSDDANSFTVQGSSVWLRVSRTGRAFAFHASRDGRRWTFVRLFTLGGEKETGAALVGFMTQSPTGDGCVVTFDHLEFRPDWPDDLRDGG
- a CDS encoding aldehyde dehydrogenase (NADP(+)) — its product is MAAAPVWSVDPRTGKQREQVAVEATAQEVDAVVRAAREARGSLADRTVRAAFLRSAADRLQAARDTLVEVADAETALGPVRLTGELARTCFQLRAFADIVDEGAFLDIVVDHPDDTATPPIPDLRRYKVPLGVVAVYSASNFPFAFSVAGGDTASALAAGNPVVVKSHPDHPGLSELVAKVVRNAAAEHGIPADVLGLVHGFEAGVELIRHPLVAAAGFTGSIRGGRALFDAAAARPVPIPFHGELGSLNPVVVTEAAAAERAGAIGAGLAGSMTMGVGQFCVKPGLVLVPSGAAGDGLVKSLTDAVSDTDAGVLLDHRMRDNFIAGVAERAELADVDSPVTPGAGGEHTVSAGFLTVPAARLAAEGEHDLLLEECFGPVTVVARYEDESEVRAVLSRLPGNLTATVQLSEDEAAGEGRGGEILAELTPLAGRVLVNGWPTGVAVAPAQHHGGPYPATTSTSTSVGGTAIERWLRPVAYQNTPAALLPVELRDENELGLPRRFNGRLER